In Nymphalis io chromosome 11, ilAglIoxx1.1, whole genome shotgun sequence, one genomic interval encodes:
- the LOC126771597 gene encoding 2-phosphoxylose phosphatase 1 gives MMKFSFQHRAFYCYFGMSVWIFFLITVVYKYMSVGEETVALKVTQNEFVSKTDSKYRKLFLRACNPPDSIVRGSEAAVDTDTWLLQGVLVVTRHGDRGPLTHLRGGDKLPCDTVPVSPMLKSYEEFVLNASASGRAWWVAGPGPFHNFPSLPRAAATHCALGQLTPTGVLQMITVGNILREAYGDKLGAEYMDLTGKRDTGGVVLSTRYRRTFQSAQALAWGGTRAAGAAREAHSVAFCFRHCACAALHQLDKKISLQAKSRLESHPAVKELIHKLSKVLFESQEYIDADVVRDALLAYMCHDAPLPCTEKLNKLKPKRSLTKGKRKLRSETLPNRHLLDVDIDTLNMELDYINNQLDFNNEIGRKARDIIGRYDKQKAPLDFDAQMEREKLLYYQQRYMDNADTYDDVVIVKKNLDGDFNFPNDARETDFDEDYREPTPESKEEFCIKKEHVMSVFAYLEWSYKQEVKNIHNRRRGLLIAYGLIHNIVQNMIRIISESRPKFVLYSGHDKTLQALILALGLNSYQHYNIQYASRMIFEVYRKKDLRDEFKFTKRKAVAQDFYFRVVYNGDDVTNKLSFCRNRQNIVMKVNDPIDDVKTYNTYLCPIENIVRFIHDDFFIGFNVSNFKDACATYGSSKRV, from the exons ATGATGAAGTTTTCGTTTCAACACAGAGCTTTTTATTGTTACTTTGGTATGAGTGTTTGGATTTTTTTCCTGATAACTG TTGTTTACAAGTATATGTCAGTTGGAGAAGAAACGGTTGCATTGAAGGTAACACAGAACGAGTTTGTATCAAAAACAGACTCCAAATATAGGAAACTATTTCTCCGAGCATGCAATCCACCTGACAGCATTGTTAGAGGATCagaag cTGCTGTAGACACTGACACATGGCTATTGCAAGGAGTGTTGGTGGTAACCAGACATGGAGACCGTGGTCCCCTTACCCATCTCAGGGGAGGTGATAAACTACCATGTGATACGGTGCCTGTCTCTCCTATGCTCAAAAG TTACGAGGAGTTTGTGTTGAATGCGAGTGCGTCGGGTCGCGCGTGGTGGGTCGCGGGCCCGGGGCCCTTCCACAACTTCCCCTCCCTCCCCCGCGCCGCCGCCACGCACTGCGCGCTCGGGCAGCTCACGCCGACTGGTGTTCTGCAGATGATCACCGTTG GTAATATACTCAGAGAGGCCTATGGGGATAAACTTGGCGCGGAATATATGGATTTGACAGGGAAACGTGACACAG GCGGCGTGGTGCTCAGCACGCGCTACCGGCGCACGTTCCAGTCGGCGCAGGCGCTGGCGTGGGGCGGCacgcgcgcggcgggcgcggcgcgcgaGGCGCACAGCGTGGCGTTCTGCTTCCGCCACTGCGCCTGCGCCGCGCTGCACCAGCTGGACAA aaAAATAAGCTTGCAGGCGAAAAGTCGCTTGGAATCCCATCCAGCCGTAAAGGAATTGATACATAAACTATCAAAAGTGTTATTCGAATCTCAAGAGTACATTGACGCGGATGTGGTCAGAGACGCGCTGTTAGCGTATATGTGTCACGACGCGCCATTACCGTGCACGGAGaaacttaataaattgaaaCCGAAGCGATCACTTACGAAGGGAAAGAGGAAATTGCGTTCCGAAACTCTCCCAAACAGACACCTTTTAGACGTTGATATAGACACTTTGAACATGGAATTGGATTATATAAACAATCAACTAGATTTCAATAACGAGATTGGCAGAAAAGCCAGAGACATCATAGGGAGGTACGATAAACAAAAGGCCCCTCTAGATTTCGACGCCCAAATGGAGAGGGAGAAACTACTTTACTACCAACAGAGATATATGGACAATGCAGATACATACGACGACGTTGTTATCGTTAAAAAGAATTTAGATGGAGATTTCAATTTTCCAAACGACGCTCGAGAGACTGACTTTGATGAAGATTACAGGGAACCGACGCCTGAGAGCAAGGAAGAGTTTTGTATAAAGAAGGAACACGTGATGTCCGTTTTCGCTTATCTGGAATGGAGTTACAAGCAAGAAGTTAAGAATATTCATAACAGACGACGAGGTCTTTTGATAGCGTACGGCTTAATCCACAACATCGTCCAGAACATGATAAGAATAATATCAGAGAGCCGACCGAAGTTTGTGCTGTACTCGGGACACGATAAAACGTTGCAAGCGTTAATATTAGCGTTAGGTCTCAATAGTTACCAGCACTACAATATACAGTACGCTTCGAGAATGATATTCGAAGTTTACAGGAAGAAAGATCTACGCGATGAGTTTAAATTCACCAAAAGAAAAGCCGTAGCCCAAGATTTTTACTTTCGCGTCGTCTACAACGGCGACGACGTGACGAATAAACTCAGCTTCTGTAGGAATCGACAGAATATTGTGATGAAGGTCAACGACCCGATCGATGATGTTAAAACGTACAATACATATCTATGTCCAATTGAAAATATCGTCAGATTTATACATGATGATTTTTTCATAGGTTTCAATGTTAGTAATTTTAAAGACGCATGCGCAACGTACGGTAGTTCGAAGCGCGTTTGA
- the LOC126771594 gene encoding X-ray repair cross-complementing protein 5-like, protein MAPSKIDNGTVLIIDIGKNVSDPEEKNGKSFFEKARECAIRIIERKVISQGKNLLGMILLGSKKTKNNLAESGGCRHIEMYSDLQYPTWQMIRDFPDKPSKAKGNWFDALLVAVDQFKNGFTSLKISNKQIMLMTNFLEPCDVEASEIEQAVSGLREEGFQVDIIGPDIYDNENKNSEFELAKQFVEGTNGVTATFEFTMRYLLFHKKKAVNPIPWNVDLSIGSTIKIPVSTYIRIKDEPVIKKWSVAIRDPVTNSKSNTEYVDKSKILVNTENQMIVDPDKNIKGYLYGQQVIPFSDFDKGMLYDSGPKSLTVYGFTKASKITWQCLNGDGLSYVFGRKGDKKAQYAVRCLVECLLELKLVGIVRRVYNNGNAPKMYALMPVIDSDNYVCLSMIGICFKEEIKNMAFPSTELKKFECTNEQVNAFKELIRNMDLTKAYEDTEFDDTEAFPIAKMVSPSAQYVLDCLAFRALNPGKPLPPPRDDITMLFRVPPLIEKRRKQPLDELKSLFVLNKVEIKKRVKTKTNEAMDDKASTSNTYGIGMDNLPKIDINSLKKSNQVTKISTWNAINDFDALKREGIDIKDLAPQMIEAIESMIFGNIDGNYSKALEVMSHFRHECLNAEPSYYNNWLKKIRVELIDRNRNDIISMVNEKKLNYIVKSENSLSKLEFDTFDDSQLYETDTVPNLTQLTISSEVNDLFDNM, encoded by the exons ATGGCTCCGTCGAAAATAGATAACGGCACAGTGCTTATTATAGATATCGGTAAAAATGTTTCTGATCCCGAAGAGAAGAATGGGAAAAGTTTCTTTGAAAAAGCCAGAGAATGTGCAATACGTATAATAGAAAGAAAAGTAATCAGTCAAGGAAAGAATTTACTGGGTATGATCTTATTAGGATCAAAGAAAACGAAAAACAATTTAGCAGAGTCAGGAGGTTGTAGGCATATAGAAATGTATTCAGACTTACAATATCCAACTTGGCAAATGATACGAGACTTTCCAGATAAG CCATCAAAAGCTAAGGGAAACTGGTTTGATGCCTTATTAGTAGCTGTTGATCAGTTTAAAAATGGATTTACTAGTcttaaaattagtaataaacaaattatgttaATGACTAACTTCCTGGAACCATGTGATGTTGAAGCAAGTGAAATTGAACAG GCTGTAAGTGGCCTTCGAGAGGAGGGATTTCAAGTAGACATTATTGGCCCAGACATATATGACAACGAAAACAAAAACAGTGAATTTGAACTAGCAAAACAATTTGTTGAAGGTACAAATGGGGTCACAGCTACATTTGAATTCACTATGAGGTATTTACTTTTTCATAAAAAGAAAGCTGTTAATCCTATACCTTGGAATGTAGATTTAAGTATTGGATCAACCATAAAAATACCTGTATCAACTTACATAAGAATTAAAGATGAACCAGTCATTAAAAAGTGGAGTGTTGCTATAAGAGATCCAGTTACAAATTCAAAAAGCAATACAGAATATGTGGATAAAAGTAAGATTTTAGTAAATACAGAAAACCAAATGATAGTTGATCCCGACAAAAACATCAAAGGATATCTATATGGGCAACAAGTTATTCCATTCTCTGATTTCGATAAGGGTATGCTCTATGATTCTGGGCCAAAATCTTTAACAGTATATGGATTCACAAAAGCATCAAAAATAACCTGGCAATGTTTAAACGGAGATGGCTTGTCATACGTTTTTGGACGTAAAGGTGATAAAAAAGCACAATATGCTGTCAGATGTTTGGTCGAGTGTCTACTGGAATTAAAATTAGTAGGTATAGTAAGAAGAGTTTATAATAATGGAAATGCACCCAAAATGTATGCTCTCATGCCTGTTATTGATTCCGATAACTATGTTTGTCTTTCTATGATTGGCATATGttttaaagaagaaataaaaaacatggcATTTCCAAgcacagaattaaaaaaatttgaatgcaCTAATGAACAAGTTAATGCATTCAAggaattaataagaaatatggaTCTAACCAAAGCATATGAGGATACAGAATTTGATGACACCGAAGCATTTCCGATCGCTAAGATGGTTAGTCCTTCTGCACAATATGTTTTAGATTGCTTAGCCTTTAGAGCCTTGAATCCAGGGAAACCTTTACCACCACCAAGAGATGATATAACAATGCTGTTCAGAGTACCACCATTGATAGAAAAGAGAAGGAAACAGCCATTAGACGAATTAAAAagcttatttgttttaaataaagttgaaattaaGAAGAGGGTAAAAACGAAAACTAATGAGGCAATGGATGACAAAGCATCAACATCTAACACATATGGTATAGGTATGGACAACCTTCCTAAAATAGACATTAACAGCTTAAAGAAATCTAACCAGGTAACAAAAATAAGTACTTGGAATGCAATAAATGATTTTGATGCCCTTAAAAGGGAGGGTATTGATATAAAAGATCTTGCTCCTCAAATGATAGAAGCTATTGAAAGTATGATATTTGGCAACATTGATGGTAACTATTCAAAGGCATTGGAAGTAATGTCTCATTTTAGACATGAATGCCTCAACGCAGAACCTTCTTATTACAATAACTGGCTTAAAAAAATCAGAGTGGAATTAATAGATCGTAATAGAAATGATATTATCAGTATGGTAAATGAAaagaaacttaattatattgtaaaaagtgAGAACAGTTTAAGTAAGCTAGAATTTGATACATTTGATGACAGTCAATTGTATGAAACTGACACGGTACCTAATTTAACTCAACTTACTATAAGTTCAGAAGTCAATGATCTTTttgataatatgtaa
- the LOC126771687 gene encoding uncharacterized protein LOC126771687, whose translation MKLDSNNKMINGDGGAETPDDVVDPRQNAEDIIDEILAEFTDSRTPDALRNGNGIPENLFNIIQPPRTRTPANSFSESATIDDIDPASDLGTSIRNKCLELEEILQSLKSRLNHVVLDENIVLSPEANSMEAQLEHDLDTDCQEDLSLQEFLELLQSQNKITPSGVQ comes from the coding sequence atgaAACTAGATTCGAATAATAAGATGATCAATGGGGATGGTGGTGCAGAAACGCCCGACGATGTTGTCGATCCACGGCAAAATGCTGAAGATATTATTGATGAGATACTCGCAGAATTCACAGACTCTAGAACACCTGACGCTCTCAGGAACGGGAACGGTATACCAGAAAATCTATTTAACATTATACAGCCGCCTCGGACTAGAACTCCGGCGAACTCTTTCTCGGAAAGCGCGACGATCGACGACATCGATCCGGCGTCAGATCTCGGCACTTCCATCCGCAATAAATGCCTAGAGCTTGAGGAGATCCTTCAAAGCCTGAAATCACGACTCAACCACGTCGTTCTCGATGAGAATATCGTGCTTAGTCCGGAAGCAAATTCAATGGAAGCCCAACTTGAACATGATCTAGACACAGACTGCCAGGAGGATCTTTCCTTGCAAGAGTTCCTTGAACTTTTACagtcacaaaataaaataaccccCAGTGGCGTACAATAA
- the LOC126771661 gene encoding uncharacterized protein LOC126771661 isoform X1, translating to MTWDVTLDFEYVVTKKIPPRICFGTGLDREVLPIKGPMLSPFMRRNAPEVKPNLGPGTYDDKRDAFYDLTHRIYSKCYYGPKSPRWKVKHEYQPPPREPVQIKALPLNCAPFNSTSKRKGLFKSGEFPAPCDYCPEYKKRQMKFAYSFSGKKILRCAVEIKCVPYNLDACGFCGCSCSAQGDYWHFENRIFLCRKHYSRLFKNCLAKFQGAKLVEFKSVRDCFFTHAHNSCKAALKIMKVEEIEKKLRKEAYLDLFFPQRRFCNN from the exons ATGACATGGGATGTAACGTTGG attttgaGTATGTGGTAACTAAGAAAATACCACCTCGTATATGTTTTGGCACGGGGCTCGATCGTGAAGTGTTACCAATAAAAGGACCTATGTTGAGTCCTTTTATGAGGCGAAATGCTCCTGAAGTGAAACCGAATTTGGGTCCCGGCACTTATGATGATAAACGAGACGCCTTTTACGACCTCACGCACAGG atttacagCAAATGTTATTATGGACCGAAATCACCCAGATGGAAGGTAAAACACGAGTATCAACCACCTCCACGAGAACCTGTGCAAATAAAGGCTCTGCCACTAAATTGTGCACCTTTTAATTCTACTTCAAAGAGGAAGGGGTTATTTAAATCTGGCGAGTTTCCGGC ACCATGTGACTATTGTCCAGAATATAAAAAGAGACAAATGAAATTCGCCTATAGTTTCTCTGGTAAAAAGATTTTAAGATGCGCCGTCGAA atAAAATGCGTTCCATATAATCTGGATGCTTGTGGTTTTTGCGGGTGCTCCTGTTCTGCACAAGGAGACTATTGGCATTTTGAAAACAGAATATTCCTGTGTCGAAAACATTATTCGAGACTGTTTAAGAATTGTTTAGCTAAATTTCAAGGCGCAAAATTGGTTGAATTTAAG tcgGTGAGAGATTGTTTCTTCACACATGCACACAATAGTTGCAAAGCTGCTTTGAAAATAATGAAAGTTGAAGAGATAGAAAAGAAACTACGAAAGGAAGCTTATCTTGACTTATTTTTTCCACAACGcagattttgtaataattaa
- the LOC126771661 gene encoding uncharacterized protein LOC126771661 isoform X2: protein MLSPFMRRNAPEVKPNLGPGTYDDKRDAFYDLTHRIYSKCYYGPKSPRWKVKHEYQPPPREPVQIKALPLNCAPFNSTSKRKGLFKSGEFPAPCDYCPEYKKRQMKFAYSFSGKKILRCAVEIKCVPYNLDACGFCGCSCSAQGDYWHFENRIFLCRKHYSRLFKNCLAKFQGAKLVEFKSVRDCFFTHAHNSCKAALKIMKVEEIEKKLRKEAYLDLFFPQRRFCNN, encoded by the exons ATGTTGAGTCCTTTTATGAGGCGAAATGCTCCTGAAGTGAAACCGAATTTGGGTCCCGGCACTTATGATGATAAACGAGACGCCTTTTACGACCTCACGCACAGG atttacagCAAATGTTATTATGGACCGAAATCACCCAGATGGAAGGTAAAACACGAGTATCAACCACCTCCACGAGAACCTGTGCAAATAAAGGCTCTGCCACTAAATTGTGCACCTTTTAATTCTACTTCAAAGAGGAAGGGGTTATTTAAATCTGGCGAGTTTCCGGC ACCATGTGACTATTGTCCAGAATATAAAAAGAGACAAATGAAATTCGCCTATAGTTTCTCTGGTAAAAAGATTTTAAGATGCGCCGTCGAA atAAAATGCGTTCCATATAATCTGGATGCTTGTGGTTTTTGCGGGTGCTCCTGTTCTGCACAAGGAGACTATTGGCATTTTGAAAACAGAATATTCCTGTGTCGAAAACATTATTCGAGACTGTTTAAGAATTGTTTAGCTAAATTTCAAGGCGCAAAATTGGTTGAATTTAAG tcgGTGAGAGATTGTTTCTTCACACATGCACACAATAGTTGCAAAGCTGCTTTGAAAATAATGAAAGTTGAAGAGATAGAAAAGAAACTACGAAAGGAAGCTTATCTTGACTTATTTTTTCCACAACGcagattttgtaataattaa